In a single window of the Streptomyces sp. NBC_00094 genome:
- a CDS encoding trans-aconitate 2-methyltransferase, protein MHSVESAAPTWDPQQYLRHSGHRTRPFLDLLARIPRLPAQGRPARIADLGCGPGNVTVRLADRWTDAHITGYDLSPEMLERAEKDWSGTTRGGGWLDFRAADAAHWTPTEPYDLIVSNAALQWVPNHPESFAAWIDGLRPGGTLAFQVPGNFTAPSHALLGELCDTPEWRARLGDQGRRFVHILDATEYLTRLTGLGCETEVWETTYCRLLQGEDPVLDWVKGTALRPVLTTLGDDQEAIDAFLGQYRARLREAYPAGPHGTVFPFRRVFAVARKPA, encoded by the coding sequence ATGCATTCCGTGGAATCCGCCGCACCAACCTGGGATCCGCAGCAGTACCTCCGCCACTCCGGCCACCGCACCCGGCCCTTCCTCGACCTGCTCGCCCGAATACCGCGCCTCCCCGCCCAGGGCAGGCCCGCCCGGATCGCCGACCTCGGCTGCGGCCCCGGCAATGTGACGGTCCGCCTCGCCGACCGGTGGACCGACGCCCACATCACCGGATACGACCTCTCGCCCGAGATGCTGGAGCGCGCCGAGAAGGACTGGTCCGGCACCACCCGGGGCGGCGGCTGGCTCGACTTCCGGGCGGCCGACGCCGCGCACTGGACCCCCACCGAGCCCTACGACCTGATCGTCTCCAACGCGGCCCTCCAGTGGGTGCCCAACCACCCCGAGTCCTTCGCCGCGTGGATCGACGGACTCCGCCCCGGCGGCACCCTCGCCTTCCAGGTCCCCGGCAACTTCACCGCGCCCAGCCACGCGCTGCTCGGCGAACTCTGCGACACCCCCGAGTGGCGCGCCCGCCTCGGCGACCAGGGCCGCCGCTTCGTCCACATCCTCGACGCGACCGAGTACCTCACCCGGCTCACCGGGCTGGGCTGCGAGACGGAGGTCTGGGAGACCACGTACTGCCGGCTCCTCCAGGGCGAGGACCCCGTCCTCGACTGGGTGAAGGGCACGGCGCTGCGGCCCGTCCTCACGACCCTGGGCGATGACCAGGAGGCGATCGACGCCTTCCTCGGCCAGTACCGCGCCCGGCTCCGCGAGGCCTACCCGGCGGGACCGCACGGCACGGTCTTCCCCTTCCGCCGTGTCTTCGCCGTCGCACGCAAGCCGGCGTGA